From Glycine soja cultivar W05 chromosome 4, ASM419377v2, whole genome shotgun sequence, the proteins below share one genomic window:
- the LOC114409983 gene encoding auxin response factor 2B-like, which yields MTSLEVTMKGNCLNHNDGGATEPHSPSTAKDAEAALFRELWHACAGPLVTVPRERERVFYFPQGHIEQVEASTNQVADQHMPVYDLPPKILCRVINVQLKAEPDTDEVFAQVTLLPEPNQDENAVEKEPPPPPPPRFHVHSFCKTLTASDTSTHGGFSVLRRHADECLPPLDMSKQPPTQELVAKDLHANEWRFKHIFRGQPRRHLLQSGWSVFVSSKRLVAGDAFIFLRGENGELRVGVRRAMRQQGNVPSSVISSHSMHLGVLATAWHAISTGTIFTVYYKPRTSPAEFIVPYDQYMESLKNNYSIGMRFKMRFEGEEAPEQRFTGTIVGIEDSDPKRWRDSKWRCLKVRWDETSNTPRPERVSPWKIEPALAPPALNPLSMPRPKRPRSNAVPSSPDSSVLTREASSKVSIDPSPANGFPRVLQGQEFSTLRGNFAESNESDTAEKSVVWPPAAVDDEKMDVSTSRRYGSESWMSMGRNEPTYSDLLSGFGASGDPSHLSLKDQMSPAYSARKQSLDHEGKLHMPHPWPVMPSSLSLSILDSNTKGPAHGGDTTYKARGNLRYSAFGEYPALHGHKVEHSHGNLMPPPPALLTQYQSPCSRELMSKQVSAKTCEAVKPKDGDCKLFGFSLISGPTLPEPSLSQRNVSEAADQMHLTAHQQRTSENDEKLDHSKGSRPVDDIVVDDQDRPLRTSQLHTKDVQAKPLSGSARSCTKVHKKGIALGRSVDLTKYSGYDELVAELDQLFEFGGELLSTKKDWLIVFTDNEGDMMLVGDDPWQEFCAMVRKIYIYPKEEIQKMSPGTLSSKNEENHSVTASEGADTKDVKCQPHQKFNSENGLDA from the exons ATGACATCATTGGAGGTGACGATGAAGGGAAATTGCTTGAACCACAACGACGGCGGAGCCACGGAGCCTCATTCCCCGTCCACGGCCAAAG aCGCAGAAGCTGCACTTTTCAGGGAGCTATGGCATGCTTGTGCAGGTCCTCTAGTCACGGTTCCGCGAGAAAGAGAGCGCGTGTTTTATTTCCCTCAGGGACATATTGAGCAG GTGGAGGCGTCGACGAACCAGGTGGCGGACCAGCACATGCCGGTTTACGATCTCCCACCCAAGATCCTTTGTCGGGTCATCAACGTGCAGCTGAAG GCCGAGCCCGACACGGATGAGGTGTTTGCTCAGGTGACTTTGCTTCCGGAGCCAAAT CAAGATGAGAATGCCGTGGAGAAGGAGCCACCACCGCCTCCTCCGCCGCGGTTTCATGTTCATTCTTTCTGTAAAACTCTGACGGCGTCCGATACCAGTACCCATGGTGGGTTTTCTGTGCTGAGACGGCATGCTGATGAATGTCTTCCTCCTCTG GATATGTCGAAGCAGCCACCCACACAGGAATTGGTGGCTAAGGATCTTCATGCAAATGAATGGCGATTTAAACATATCTTCCGAG GTCAACCCCGTAGACACTTGCTTCAGAGTGGTTGGAGTGTTTTTGTCAGCTCCAAAAGGCTTGTCGCTGGGGATGCATTTATATTTCTTAG AGGTGAGAATGGGGAACTTCGTGTTGGTGTCCGACGAGCAATGAGACAGCAGGGTAATGTTCCATCCTCAGTTATCTCCAGCCACAGCATGCATCTCGGTGTCCTTGCAACTGCTTGGCATGCCATCTCGACCGGGACCATCTTCACTGTTTATTACAAGCCTAG GACCAGTCCTGCTGAATTTATTGTTCCGTATGATCAATATATGGAGTctctcaaaaataattatagcaTCGGGATGCGGTTCAAAATGAGGTTTGAAGGTGAAGAGGCTCCAGAGCAGAG GTTTACTGGTACCATTGTTGGAATAGAAGATTCTGATCCCAAAAGGTGGAGAGATTCCAAATGGAGATGCCTCAAG GTGAGATGGGATGAAACATCCAACACCCCTCGGCCAGAGAGAGTTTCCCCTTGGAAAATAGAGCCTGCTCTTGCTCCCCCGGCTCTAAATCCTCTTTCAATGCCCAGGCCTAAAAGGCCTCGGTCTAATGCAGTTCCTTCATCCCCAGATTCTTCTGTTCTTACTCGAGAAG CATCATCTAAAGTGAGCATAGACCCTTCACCGGCAAATGGCTTTCCAAGGGTCTTGCAAGGTCAAGAATTCTCGACCTTGAGAGGCAATTTTGCTGAAAGTAATGAGTCTGATACTGCTGAGAAGTCTGTTGTTTGGCCACCTGCTGCAGTAGATGATGAAAAGATGGATGTTTCTACTTCAAGGAGGTATGGTTCAGAGAGCTGGATGTCAATGGGGAGGAATGAGCCTACATATTCGGATCTTCTTTCAGGCTTTGGGGCCAGTGGGGATCCTTCTCATTTATCCTTGAAGGATCAAATGAGCCCTGCTTATTCTGCTAGAAAGCAATCATTGGATCATGAAGGCAAACTTCACATGCCTCATCCATGGCCTGTAATGCCCTCTAGTCTGTCACTGAGCATCTTGGACTCTAATACAAAAGGTCCTGCACATGGTGGTGATACAACTTACAAAGCTCGAGGGAATTTGAGGTACAGTGCATTTGGTGAATACCCTGCACTCCATGGTCATAAAGTTGAGCATTCACATGGAAACTTGATGCCACCCCCACCTGCACTCCTAACTCAATATCAGAGTCCTTGTTCAAGAGAGCTTATGTCAAAACAAGTGTCAGCAAAAACTTGTGAGGCTGTGAAACCAAAAGATGGTGACTGTAAGCTATTTGGCTTCTCACTTATCAGTGGCCCTACTTTACCAGAGCCTTCTTTATCACAAAGAAATGTGAGTGAGGCTGCTGATCAGATGCATCTTACAGCACACCAACAAAGAACAtctgaaaatgatgaaaagtTAGACCACTCGAAGGGATCAAGACCTGTAGATGATATAGTTGTTGATGACCAGGACAGACCATTACGGACTTCTCAGCTGCATACTAAAGATGTTCAAGCTAAACCTCTCAGTGGTTCTGCTAGGAGTTGCACTAAA GTTCACAAGAAGGGCATTGCACTTGGTAGATCAGTGGACCTTACAAAGTACAGTGGCTATGATGAATTAGTTGCTGAATTGGATCAGCTGTTTGAATTTGGGGGTGAATTATTGTCAACTAAAAAAGATTGGCTTATCGTCTTTACTGATAATGAGGGTGATATGATGCTTGTAGGCGATGATCCATGGCA GGAATTCTGTGCCATGGTTCGCAAAATTTATATCTACCCTAAAGAGGAGATCCAGAAAATGAGCCCAGGTACCTTGAGCTCGAAAAATGAAGAGAATCATTCGGTGACGGCTAGTGAAGGTGCAGATACAAAAGATGTTAAATGTCAGCCGCATCAAAAGTTCAATTCAGAAAATGGTCTTGACGCCTAA